In Lineus longissimus chromosome 5, tnLinLong1.2, whole genome shotgun sequence, the genomic stretch ATGTAAATAGTAACGCCGAAAACCAGCTTACAAATGTTAAATACACCCAAATATGTCATCATCGCGAAACTAAAATGGAATCACAACATGGCAAAGACAAACATACTGTCTAGCAACAAACCGAGGTAACAACTTGAGATAATTAAAACCCAACACGATTTCTTGATCGCGACATTTTAATCTTGACAATGGCCGAGGCAGGAAACAAACGTCACCGTGGAAGAGGTAAGTCCAATCTTAGAATTTAAACATCATAATTTGAGGCCCTAAATTCCGGCTTGTCACCTTTGTATACCTGGCGAAACTGGCACAATGTACTGATATAAAACAACCGATAATATGAATTATCTAACTTCAGATGCGGAACCTGAACATGAGGAAGCCCCACAGACGATGAAAATGGTTAAGTGTGTCTCCTACCTGGAGGGCTTAGTGCGGGAGAAAACCAAAAATGACCCTCAAAGGGTGCGCATTTTGCACATGCTGCCTCCGCCAGAGTTTGCTTTGGTCAGCACAGAAACGGCCAGACGAGTGCTGATGGCGTCTATCGTAACGTCAACCGTGGGTAAGGACGGCCGGCTtcccactaccatcagcacggTGGAGGAATCAAAGGAGTTCCTGCAATGCCTTGTAGCCAGTGGCAATCTGCAGCTCGACACGAGGAGGGGAGGGGAAGACATGGAGGATGCGGACATATTCGCATACTACTACACCCATATCCCAAAAGGCACGTATGACGTACAGATTTACGAAAGACTGTTGGGTTTATATTAGGATGAAACATCCCAGCCCTCATGGACGGCATTTCAGCTATGGGGTAATGGAGCTGGTGTGCATGTGGAAATTTTCCTAAGTTCCGTATCATAAGTGTGTATTAAAGTAGGTATTAATAAAAATGTGTGTATCCGTAATGTGGTTTATGTGTAAATATCATTTATATGGATACCTGCCCTTCTCAGGGAATTTTTTTACACGGAGATAGCAATCGGAGGATTACAAATACAAAAGCTGTCAACGTGAGGATAACAAGTATAACGTGAGGATAACAAGTATAAATAGAAAATAACCTTAGGATAACAATGTCGTGCCGAATTTCAACCATGGTCGTCTGAGGATTATAAGTTCGACACTGCTGAAAGCCATTCGTCCATATTTGGCAAATCAATACTCTATGCAAGTATATATTTCAAATAGCTATCATCAATAACCCAAAGATAGGAAAGTCTCCGTAGTGTCACTCTTAACCTAACGACCGATTGGCACTATCAAAAGGCGCCGGGCCGAAGAACACCGGAAGGACCAAGAGCAAACAAAACCTGTATAGTTGAGAACTGTCAGTTGTGATTCCACTTGCAAACAATAGCTAATATACACTAGTGATAGGAACTAAGATAACGCGCCAGCTGAAACGTTTTGACCAGCAATCGAAGCGGCTAGCTTTCTGAGCACATCACTACATGGAAGATAATAatgcaaaatatatttcaaacaaaaccaaaCTCTACAATTTACAGCCTGACTTGAGGATTCATGTCCATCACAGAAAAGTTCCTACGAATGTGTCACGCTATTTATAGACACATGAATCAAACCGCCCCTTGACATGTCTGTGAACACTGCAAAATGGACAACCATCCCCATGAAAAAACGTAATTACGTGTACAATGCAAATAATAGTTAACCATAATGACGATCACATGAAAAAAAAACCCACTACGTTTGTACAATAGTCTGGATCTACACACTTTGCCTTCAGTTTGACCAgcaaaagaaaatcaaaaatatatgaCTTAGACAAACTAAACCACTCAAAATTTATCATATGCACTAATGCATATAGTTTCTTTTCCACACAGAAAATAACCGTTCTACGACTACTAGGGGGAGTTCGTGGAAATGGCCTGTCGTGTAGCTGTACTGGCTCGGCAGTCTCTCAACCATGATGCCTACAACAGTTGATGAGGAATCACAAAACTGTTGCCCATTTGACGCGAGCAGGGTTCATGTGTATCCGTATCAGTTTTCCAACCGCATGCCAACCGTGAAATCATAAATGAGTTTAAAAGTGATATCCGCGgaattttgtgttttgtttttgttttatggTTGAATGCGAATGGTAGATAGATAGAAATGCACCTACTGGCCGACGCGTAATTAATCCCTGCAGAATTCGGATTAATCAACCAGTAGTTCCCCTAACTCGACCCGTCTACATGGTCAAGGTGACATAAGTGGCGTGTAGGCCGGAGCCGGGGGTCTGTCCCGCGGTCCGTCCGTGGAAGAGGCAGGTCTCACTTGATCAACCTCCGGAATTATGCTTACGGTCTGCATTACCCCCGCTATCTGGAAAACGATCTGATATGTGAGATCAGTTGGCGGGAGAGAATCAAGGATACGAGCCTCATGATTTTGGAAGGCAAGCATCCAAAACTTCTCGCGAAGATGGGCCGTCAAGCATGACTCCTTGTAAGCCACAAGAACGTGAACAAATCCGCACGTGTACCGAAGCGTGACAACGGTCAACTGTGTCATTTGCTGCGCTTCATTATAATAATGGAACGGAAGATGTCCCAGTGGAATAGTAACACACCTCGAGCCAGATTTGACAGATAACAACATACGTACAGTATCATCAATGGTTTTAAAACCCAACCTTCGGGTCAGAACGTTAATAATTGCCAAACCATCGCAAACGAAACATCGCACCCCATAATATACCAATATTACCAGAACCATCGTAAGGAGAACATCATTCCAATCCCATCCATTTTCAACCTTGATACCAGAATTGCCAAGGACTTTCGCTTGGCCTGTCAAATCCAATGTAATAGTTTTGTTAACCACCTCCCAGTGGAGGGACGATGACGCAACCTGTGGAACACGCGCCATCAAAACCAAAAGAGCTAACTTCCGTTCTCGTACGCAAAGATATACGACGATCCCAAAAAGGATCAGAGCGACAACTAATATTACCGGTGGAAAGATGGGGGAAGACAGGAAACTCTTGCCATAGAATATCCGCTAATGTTTAATCCGCGGGGGGCGAACCAGTCTACCAGACCGTGTACGATACTGGTCCTGATTGTATTCAACCCGGGATGGTGATATCGTAGCATTGTCAATCAGAGGCGGAGATGCATTCCCCACCTCAGGTACGACGTGCGTTTCATTGGTCTGTCGAGGTGCCACAGTGGTAGCCGCAGGCCTCTGTGCAGCGGGTTGCGGGAGTTCATTTAGCGGTATAGTGTCCAACAGTTCATCCTCAAGGAGCTGCTGTGGGAGAGTCGTCTGGGGCCGTTGGTCAGTATAGTATGCGGTCCGCAACCGATTGACATGCACTAATTTTGACACCGGTTTGTTGTGAAGAGACCGGATTCTATAGTTAACCTCCCCAATCCGCTCAATCACTTGAAACGGTCCTTGCCACTTCTGGGTTAACTTGGCACTTTGACCCATTTTTCGTACTGGATAATATAACCAAACGAACTGGCCCACATTAAATTCCTTAGGTTTAGAAGACTTATCAGCCTGCTTTTTCATTTTGGCTCTACTGGCCACTAAGTTATCATGGGTAGCCTGATGCGTCAAGTCCAGCTTAGCAACGAGTGTTTCATAATAGTCCGAATATGTGCGCTGATCAGTCTCCTCTGTTTGAGTGGAGGACTCAATGGGCAACTTTGGCAGACGTCCATAAACAAGTTCATAGGCACTAAATCCTGTGGTGTTTGAATTGGTAGAAGTCCGCAAGGCAAACAATGCTCCTGGCACTAGCAGATCCCATGATGTCTGAGATTTGTCAGACACTGTCTTTGCTAAGGCAGTACCAAGTGAGCGATGAAAGCGTTCTAACTTCCCATTTGTCTGTGGCCGGTATCCTGAGGTTAGGAGTGTTCGAGCCCCAAGAATCCGTACAGTTTCTTGGTATAGTTTTCCTAAAAACTGAGCTCCTCGATCTGATAGAATGGCCTCAAAACTTCCAAACCGCGCAAATATTTCATCCACCAGAAATGTAGCAATGGTAGTGGCCTTCATATCAGCAGCCGGGAATGCCTCTGGCCAGCCACTGAAATGGTCGATGAAAGTTATAAGGTAGCGGTTGTTGCGAGGTGTCTTAGGCAAGGGGCCTACAACATCTACCGACCATCTAGAGAAGATGGGAACCAGTGGTAACGGTTGCAAGGGGGCCTTTACGACTTCCTTAGATGCTGCCCGAATTTGACAATCCACACAGGTCTTTACATACTCTCTGGTATCCGTATACATTTGCGGCCAATAAAAACGCTCCTTCAGTTTGAGGTAAGTTCTATCAGCACTGACATGCCCAGCAAAAGGTGCCTCATGGAATTCATGTAGGACTTCCCCTCTGAGTGCCGTTGGAAGCACGATGGCCTCATGTAGAATTTGATGCTGTCCTCTCTTAATGGTTGCTAGGAACACCAACACTCCGTTCTTGTTGATAGTGAACTTATCAGCGGATAAAAGGATCTGTCGTGCAAGTTTGTCACTTTGCGGTAATGTCTTAGTTTGGCAGTAGTCCTTGAAGGCTCTGATGTCTGGCTCTTCGCTTTGTAATGTTTTAATGTCCACAGTCTCCCACTGTAACGTGTGTACATCATACGTGCGCCTGGATAAAGCGTCCGCATCGCCGTTGGACTTCCCACTTTTGTGAGAAATGGTGAATTGGTAACTTTGCAATATTAAGGCCCACCTTGCCAGTCGTCCAGTCAGGAGTCCATCAGTGTCTTGTTTCAGGATCCACTGAAGGGAGCTATGGTCAGTTTCCACATGAAATTTTCGCCCATAGAGATAGAACTTGAAAAACTTCAAAGCGCAGACTACTGCCAAAAGTTCGCGCTCCCCGGCGGAGTAGTTCATCTCTGAACGGGTTAAATCTCGACCGCCATAACTTATTACCCGTTCCTTGCTGTCAGCATCCTTTTGGACCAGAGTGTAACCGACAGCGAAATTTGATGCATCGCAATGAACTGTCATTTCCTTCTTCAAATCAGGATAAGCTAATACAACAGGGTCCGAAGTTAAAGCATTTTTGAGATTGTTGAATGCTTCTTCGCACTCGGCTGTCCATTGAAACTTCACTTCCTTCCTGGTAAGGTTTACTATTGGCCTGGCTAGGATACTAAATCCCTTAACCATTTTTCGGTAGTAATTTGCGAGTCCTAAGAAAGCCCTTACCTGAGTTACGGTTGTCGGGCGGGGGTAATCCTTTACGGCCTTGAGTTTTTCGTCATCAGCTTTTACTCCTTCACGAGTCAGTTTATGCCCAAAGAACTTCAATTGAGTTTGAGCGAAATGGCACTTGCTTGGTTTGAGACGCAAACCAGCCGCCCTCAGTCGCTCAAAGATACCTTGAAGATGCTCCTTGTGCTCAGCCCAATTTCTGGAAAACGCAATAATATCATCCAAGTACACTAAAACGTTCGGTAAATCCATGAGAGTTTGATTCATGAAGCGTTGGAAAATCGAGGGTGCCGATACTAAACCCATTGGAAGCCTGGTAAACTCCCACAAACCGTTTGGGACCACAAATGCAAGTTTTCGAGCTGAAGCTGGCGATAACCTAAGTTGAAAATATCCCTGCTGTAAGTCCATGGAGGAGAAGAGGCTGGCGGGCCCACAGCTAAACAACTGTTCATTTGCTACGGGGAGGGGGTGGGAATCGCATCGGActaatttgttgacatttcgGTAGTCTATTACGAGACGATGCCCCTTTGGTTTTGGTACCAAAAGAGCGGGGGAAGACCAATTTGAAGTTGATTTCTGAATAATCCCAGCCTGGTGCAACTTTTGAATATGTTGATCCATTACATCTCGTAAGGCCATGGGAACTCTATAAGGTCGTTGACGGACTACTGTTCCTGGTTCTGTTTCAATCTCACATTCAAAGTTTTTGGCTTCTCCTAACTCGGCAAGGTCCTCAGCGAATACGTCCTTATATTCTTCCAACAATTTATCCAATTCCTTCCGCTCTGTTTCATTTAATGAACCCTCCTCGATCTGACATCGTTGTTCTTCAAGAGATATACCTATGTCCTCAACGGCAATGCGCCAATATGCCGATTGATTTAAGTCTATGGAGGATGCGCTAGCCACTTCCGCTCCTCGCCGTAATGTGACAGGGTATGGGGCAGGGTTGAGAACACGAAGGGGACTATTCCCTTCTGAATATAAGCTATACTGTGTGCTCCCATTAATCCATATCGATTCCCCAATCTTTGCTTCGGTTGGATAGTACATGCCTGCCCTTCAATTCGATCTTTGAACTTTATTTTTTTCCTCGTATAATCGCTTCCGATAATGCTGGGATAGTTACATTATCTCGACAGGCCACACTGGCCTGCACATTGAACTGTGCAGCCGAATCCATAGATATAGTACCCAAGTCTTTGAATGTCACTTCCCTGGTCCTAGCATTTATGATGGCCTCCTGTTTGTGGATAAAATCCAAACCCAAAATGAGGGTATGGGCAAGTCCTTTGATGACATGGCAATTGTGACTGACCTTCCTGTTGCCAATACCAATGTTCATTGTGACTATGCCCATAATTTGCATATGATTCCCATCGGCACAGCAAATACTATCCCCGTAAGAACTTGGGAAAATCGGATATTTCTCCTGTGGTaacattttcataaaataatCATAATCAATGACACTAATTGAAGCCCCAGTATCCACTAGCGTAGAAATTGTTACATCATCACATTTCATCTGAATTGTCGGCCCCCCTGTGAAGTTTATTTGAAAAGACTTTCTTGTTGCTGTTCTTCTTTTCCCCTTTTGTTTCGGCTTCTTTTCCTTGACGTCAGGCTGGTTCGGTTTCGGTAGTGGCTATTGTTGATTTGCTGGTCGGGGCGGTCCATCCTGTCGTCCTGGGTAATTGGAAGGGGGTGGTGGTCCATTTGAAGGATACCGCTGCCTATCGGGTGGTGCATTTGGAGGGTACCGCTGCCTATCGGGTGGTGCAGTTGCAGGATACCGCTGTCCATCTGCTCTCTCTTCATCCCGCCGTTTCACGATGCAGTCCCTCTGAAAGTGTCCAGGCTTACCACAATAGTAACAAATGACTTGAGCATTTGCATCACGACGATTTCGGCCTGGTGCTCCCGCTCTGGTGTAATATGGTTGTCTCGCATCGGCTGACTTTCTCAGGTccgttaattctgcctgcataGCCTCCAGTTTCTTCAGCACTTCCTCCATCGATCTATCCTGTGTTATGGCCGCTACTCTGCCTGGATTTTCCAGTTTCATCATTTTGACCGCATTTCGAGCAGCTTTGATTGCAGCTTGCAAGTTTTCTGGCATGCTTTGCCAAACCAGGGGGCCGGATCTGTGTGGGAAGTCCTTCAATATAGGCACTTAATGCTAAGTGATCTGGAAGGTCTAATTCTCGACTCCGCATCAGAATATCGTCCGTGAAACTGTCAATACTCTCTCCGGGCATAAGCCTCCTGCCGGCTAACTCCCGAGCCCTAATCCACTTTTCAGATTCTTGATATCGATCCTTGAATGCCTTTTGTAATGCCTCCCAGTCCCCTAGTTGTTCCGTGGCCAATCCCTGGTACCACGATAGTGCATCTCCCTTTAGGAACAATGGAAAAGCGTCCATTTTTGCCCGTTCTTTCCACCCCATTAATGTAGCGAAGTGTATAAATGTTTTTAACCAAGCTAGAGCATCCACTGTGCTGGTACCTGTAAATCCTTCGGGTTTCATGCCTGTTATACCTGGCACCCTTCTTTCTACATACCTGACTCTGGGTCCCTCATCCTCCTCGATGCAGTCATACCATTCGACCTCCTCCTTCTTGGCTAGCCCTTTTCGAATTTTCTCTAGGTCCTTCAACTGTTGTTTGAAATCCGCTGTAGCaggcatcttcttcttcagcttctccAATGACTCCTGTGCCCACTTGGCACACTCTTCAGCCTCGGTAGATTGTTGATCCCGTTTAGCCTTTCTCGCTCTCATTTCTTCTCCTATCTTTCTGAGCTCATCTTCAATTTCCGCTCGTACCTCCTCGTCATGCTCTTCACCCATCCTGGCTCGTGCTCTTGTAATCATCTACCGTAGATCGAAATACCCGGGTTCCAACACCAGTTTGTTGTTAGGCTCTGCCTTGGGGGGActtcaatgacttcaacaaTTATTCCAAGTTTCTGCTCTTTATTTCTCCCATTGATCTTATAGTACAGCCTCTGTTCTCACTTGCTGGGTTCTCTCTGAGGGAACGGATCTCCCAACTTTTATACACTTCATATGTTTGTTACATGTTACTAAGGCGATGGTGACATTTACCACCTGATACGAGTGACGAAGCGGTCCCATGATACGGGGTTAGCTTGGTGTATGATCCGTCATCTTGCATCATTTGGCGTGTGAaacaacatcgcctccctcTGAATGAAAAGAACCAACTTGATAACCTCACGTATCATAAATAATTCCAAACCAAAAAGTATACAATGTGTTGGTTTAGTTTGACCAGTGGTTTACTTCAGTTTGGTCACCACAACACTTCGGCCAAGTTTCTCCTAAATTGTTTATCTTTAATTTTTGAACATGCATTTTAAGTAATCATTTTATTCCCTTGAACAACACTGTTGTTTGCTTTCAATTTCTAAATACGTATACCTTAAATAATCATTTCATTCCTTTGAAGAGCCGCGGTTTGACCGAGATATGTTACAAATGCTAACATGGCCACAATattgaaaccaagatggccgtcaaACTCTGCCAACACCATTAACATTCTAACCAGGCttgtaatatatcaaaatgatcgGATAACAGTAAGGACGCCAGTCGACTGTTTGAAATGTGGCTATTAACAGACACAGAAAGACTAGAAGCATTATAAATCAAGTTCATACATTATTATTCAACTCATTTGCAAACTACAGATGAAAGTAACGGATAATACGTCTCAAGTACCATCGAATGTATTCACTGCTTGACGACCACAATCCCTCACTGTGCTGAATCTGCCTCAATTCTCTTCATCCAGCCagatctgaaaataaagaattaatacctcaaaataaagaataatatctCAGTTGGTATTGGTACTTTCAATTTATATATCATTTATGTCAATGAGACATCTCCCCAAAGGCTTTATTGGTTCAGAGTTACAGATGGTGCTATAGTACACACAGCTATAGCTAAACATGGCCTGGTCACTCACAGAACACTGTCACACTGTCACtaaaaccatgcaatgctgaatgcatgaaccaggaaatgaaaagtaaaacattgatattttcaccaaactacCCAACAAAACCTTTACATACAGAGCATTCGAGTCTCGGGACTGTGTCAAGAACAACATTAGTCAACTGTCACgagataacaagaatgaaaacattgtcaaaatatacaataaaccTACACAAACTGACTGAAATCAGCTGATTTTCTAATGCTAATTTAATTGGAAAAGTGCCCAGATGTTACGAAAAAGTTGGAACTACAAATAAATTATAAATTCTTGATTCCGCTGGAGatgtcaaattattttcatcaaaacggaGGTTTATACTTACAATTACCACTAGATCCTTATAAATGACATTTTTATAAGATTTCAGAAAAATGCCTAAAATCGGTAAATATTGACGGAATTTCATCCGGTTTTTGACGAACAGCAAGGTTTCAGCAGTAGAGTTCATTTCCGGCTAGATAATCTACATAGGTCACATGCCCTTTTGCGGAAAAGGCGCCAAAGATTTGAAGAGCAAGTGACAGCTGGCCACGCCTCCGGCCGTCTTCATTAGCATAACGTTATGGCGGACGTGATGATCGCCACGGCGGcccaagttgtgcgtaatttctaatttctccccTAATACTagatgaatttcattgaaatttgagagaatgaaagattagataccTGTTTACCTTGGGTCTTCCTGGTTTCTTTTTTTGTGCGTGACGCGAAAATGCACTTACGGAACGTcgaaagtcacgtgacctgaacACCTTTTCACAGTTCAATTGGTATGAAACCCATAGACGCCAGAAAGGAGGTTAATGAAGAAACTGTGAGGTTTAATCTTTATGGTGCTTTTTTGATAAATACTTTTAACAAGCCTAAATTCAAAATTGGAGCCAGTGTgagaatttcaaaatataaaacCATATTTCCTAAAGGTTATCTTCcaaatttcactgaagaagtcttTAAAATCGTTCAAATTATATTTACAAAGCCTATTGTTTTTAAGCTTGAGGAGTATCAGAACGAACCTTTAGAAGGGTATTTTTTTGCTGAGGAATTAAGCTATGTTCCAAACCCCGAACAATTGGaatacaaaatagaaaaaatatTAAGATATAAAACAATTAAAGGTGAAAAATATGGGTTGATAAAATGGAAAGGgtataatgataaatttaaTGATTGGTTACCAGTTTCACATATTAAACAAATTTAGTGCTATATAAATGGAAGATGAGAAAACAACAATTAAAGAGCGTACAAATATATTTGAGCACTGCAAAGCCTGTAGAGAAGATTATCACTTCACAAGTTTTAAAAGACATCttagtacaaaaaagcatttgacGAATGTAGAAACAAGAAAACTAAAAACAGAAATAAAGATATTGGAAGACCCAAACTTTGTAACACCCTACGTCGGTCCGCCGGTAGTAGATACTCAACAGTACAAGGTCAGCAACGAATTACAAAAGTGGAGCAACAATTAAAAGAATTAGAAAGGAGGCAAGTGACACCTGTACAAACCACTTGTAAAGTATGTGACAAAGAAATGTTAACCAAGAACTATAAAGCCCATTTAAAAACAGAAGCACATTGGTTACAGGCAGAAGGTGTCCTCACTGGCGATATACACTGCGAAGCTTGTTCTAAAAATATCAAAGCCAAAAATTGTGCGACACATTCAATGACTATCACACATCAGGAAAGGGCAAAAAACAAGGAAACACCAACAATTCCAAAAGCACGTCAACCTGGGGAGAAGCCATCAATGTTGCTTGATAACAATACTGTGGAAGAAATACAAGGAATAGAAGGAATAGAAATTTTGAACCAGTTTGTCCCAAATCGTAACATTgtggcaggcggtatttgcaccacgccaccacgggcaccacgcgaccaccacgccaccacgcgaacaggcggagcgatcataatgacgatatcaaaatagtggtcgattcattggatcatggtttcttggaacaattatagatggcattggctgctatcctagcttctctgatgcccgttcttgggattattggaataaaggcgtacgccaactacggaaatacgtacagaattaccgttgagtaactagacctactccaactgacgactgacctgcaaaaaccatacgagtacgagtgggttatatagtctccctttaaaggggtggccgttcgtttgggtggggtgggttgggggggggggggaggagttagatttatcactcactcgaacacatgtgcatagtttcaacatactgttgtgtgagagacccttattggcgactttgtgtaactttatcttgcctacctagctgttgcctatagtttcccattaaagggggactatgtaggagcagggggtcaaattggccaactttagctgacttataaacagagtaagggcattaggtcttatttgattcatcactgaatgtatccttgttacaggcgtgactaggacgtcgaaactattcacacatGAGACAATACACCTATAGGCAAGATGAGCCCGTCAGGtatttgaaatcactgaacCATTGTCGAACAATAGGGCGGGACCTTTAAAACAGGTCACAATATATACTTTCACATCAGTGTACCAAATAGGCTTTCAATGCATAAGCGTACATGCCGTACAGGACCTTTGTGGTGCCCCCTCGAGGTTGTGAGAGAAGGCGGAGACCGTcctaaggttgtgacagtcccaaCGGAGAATAACTGTAATTTGGGTCCTGGTTGTGACCAGACCgtctccaggttgtgacattcctAACAGAGAATAACTGTAGTTGCAGTCTATACAAACTGACAAGAAAACTGATATGATATAGACATGATAAGGACACTGAGtgacatttattgaaaataagatAATTGTAGGCCCGAAGAAAACTTGAATATTTACATAATGAGCAGCATGAAGTATTTTgggttatttacaagaaaagctgCATGATAAGGACCATTAAAAAGGCAAAGGAGTGGGGCAAAA encodes the following:
- the LOC135488555 gene encoding uncharacterized protein LOC135488555, whose translation is MEEVLKKLEAMQAELTDLRKSADARQPYYTRAGAPGRNRRDANAQVICYYCGKPGHFQRDCIVKRRDEERADGQRYPATAPPDRQRYPPNAPPDRQRYPSNGPPPPSNYPGRQDGPPRPANQQ